CTTGTCCCGGATCGGCATCACGGTAAACAGAGCGGTTGGGCTCGCGATGAGAAACCCCCAACGAAAAATAGAAACTGTTTTTGGGGTTTAAGGCATACGAAATACCGGCTTTCGGATTAAAAAAGTGGAAAAAATGTTCCTGGGTTAAATCCCGCAGGTCGTCGTGGGTTCCTTTGATGCTGTAGTCGATATAGCGGTATTGCGCATCGGCCATGGTACTCCATTTTTCCGTGAAACGATAATGCCACCGGGCAAAAATGTTCACGTCGGTTTTTTCTCCTGTGTTGAAGTACCAGTTCCGGTCGTAATCTCCCAAACGGGCTACCTGTGCCCAGACAATTTTTCCGTAGTGGTCGCCATCGTAGTAGTTCCAGCCTCCGCCGAAAGAGAGTGTACTCCGGATGGTCTTGTAATTCCCGGTGAGATTAATACCGTAAAACCAGTTGTCGAGCCACTTTTGGCGAATCAGGTTGGTACGGGAGATGGTATCGTTTCCGATAATGGTATCATTCATTCCATATTTAGAAAACTTTTGTTGGTTCTTGTAAGAGTTATAATATCCAAAACCACGGGTCAGGAAAAGTGCAGCTGCCAGATCAAGTTTTTGGTTAAACTGGTGTGCATAATGAAGTTGATAGTAATTCTGGGTGTAATTATCGGTTTGATCGTCGTAATATCCCAGAAATTTGCCGTTTGCATCGTAAATGGCTCCGGCCGGATTGTAGGTGCGGTTTGTTTTCAGGCTGTCTTTAGGAACGCCGTACCATGCCTGATAGGTTTTTTCGTGTCCCATCATCACAATGGCTTTTACCACATCTTTTTTACCGTAATAACCGCCCGAAAGGTATCCTGAACGCAGTTTTGAAAATGCCCTGTCGATGTAACCGTCTGAGCGGATATCCGAAAAACGCCCATTAAAAACCCAGTGTTTGTTCAGGAGTCCTGTACCCAGCAATGCGGTGTTTTTAAAAGTATTAAACGACCCGGCAAAACTGCTGACTTCGGCATAGGCATCCGGATTAAAATGATCGGTTTTGATGTTGATGCTGGCACCGAAAGCTGCCGAACCGTTACCGGAAGTACCAACTCCCCGCTGTATTTGAATGTTATCGACCGAGGACGCCAGATCGGGTAAATCGACAAAATAAACGCCTTGCGATTCGGCATCGTTTACCGGAACGCCGTTTAACGTGACGTTGATTCCGGTCAGATCCACCCCGCGAATTCGCATTCCGGTATATCCCACGCCGGCACCGGCATCAGAGGTTACGACCATGGAAGGCGTCATCTGCAACAAAAAGGGCAGATCTTGTCCTGAATTGTTTTTGTTCAGGGTTTTCCCGTTAATGTTTTCATGGGTAGTGGGAGAAGCTGCTGTTGCCCGGGTAGCGGAGATGATCACCTCGTCACTCATGTAGCTCAACGGCTGAAGGGGAATATCCAGCTGTTTGTTTTTTTGAAGATGTACTTTGATGGTTTTGGTGTGATACCCCACAAAGCTTACTTTTAAGAGGTAATCGCCGGGTTTAAGATGTGTAAACGAAAAATTTCCGTTACTGTTGGTGGCTACAGCCATGAAACCGTTTCCCAGAATGACGTTGGCTCCGGCAAGCGGTTGATGATCGTTGCTGTCATAAACTTTACCCGAAAGGGTATTTTGCGCCTGTAAAACAAAAGGAAACAGGAGCAAAATCATGAAAATTGTTTTTAAATAACGCATAGCTCAATTGATTTAAGTGAATTAAATCAACAGAGGTTCGCCTGAATGGGTTGTGTAATTTCTCTTTCCTACGGCGGCATTACCCGCATCAGGTTCAGAGGGTTTGATCTCAGCCCGTGTATTAAGGCACCCCTATTGGTTGATGGGGCAAAAGTAAATATTTTTTTAAGCGAAAGAAAATGAGATGTGTTTTTTCCGGAAAAAGTTGGCTCCGGAGTTTGATTTTGCCTGAAATAAACAGTTGGTAATCAGATTTTATTTTTTAAAATAGCCTGATTGATTCTTTTGGCAATGCATGGTCCTTCGTAAATAAATCCGGTATAAACCTGGATCAGATCAGCACCGGCACGGAACATCTCCAGTGCGTCCTGTGGCGTGAAAATACCTCCGACACCGATGAGGGGAAATGCTTTTCCTGATTTTTCCGAAAGATACCGGACCACCTCCAAAGCTCTTTTTTGCAAAGGTTTTCCGCTGAGCCCGCCCCGGCCAATGGAGTTTATTTTTTCGGAAGAGGACTTCAGTCCTTTTCGTTCGGTTGTGGTGTTTACCGCAACAACGCCGGCAATGTTTGTTTCGCGGATCAGCTGAATTACCTCGTCCAGCTGGTGGTTGTTCAGGTCGGGAGAAACTTTTAAAAAGATGGGTTTGGCGTGTTTTTTCTTTTGGTTTATCTGCTGCAGGCGGGTTAAAATATCCCGCAGCATTTTGGCATCCTGTAGTTCACGCAGGTCGGTTACATTGGGACAACTGACATTGACCACGAAATAATCGCCGGTATCAAATAACTGCTCAAAAAGCTGGACATAGTCATTTACTGCTTGATCATTAGACGTTTGGGTATTTTTTCCCAGGTTGATCCCAACAATCAACGATTGGTTTTTCCTTTTTCTCAGCCGTTGCCTGATGATTTCCACTCCGGGATTATTAAATCCCATCCGGTTGATAAGCGCCTGATCGACAGGCAGGCGAAATAAACGGGGTTTTTCATTTCCGGGTTGTGCCACCGGTGTTACAGCCCCGACTTCTACAAAACCAAAACCAAAATTTCCCAGAGCATCAAACAAATTTCCATCTTTGTCAAAACCGGCAGCAATACCTACCGGATTTGAAAAATGCAATCCGGCAATGCTGCGTTCCAGTGTTGGATGGTTTACAGAGAAAAAATAACGGACTGCCCCGGCAATACCCGGAATGCTGAAGGCAAATCGTAAAGTAAAACCCACAAAATGATGAACCTTTTCAGGATCAAAGCGAAAAAGCAACGGCCTGACAAAGGTTTTGTACACCATTTTTATTTTTTATCTTCAGAAGATGTTTTTTCGTTTTCTTCTGTTGTTTTCTGGTCTTCCTGCTCTTTCTTGTTGTTTTCTTCGTTATCGCTTTCTTCTTCTTCGCTAAAGTCGAGTAACCCTTTTTCGAGTAAAAGATTGTACCAGGTAAACACCTTTTTCATGTCAGAAACATATACACTGTCTTTATCGTAATCGGGTATAGCTTTTTCAAAAAGCGATTTCAATTGATTGGAAGACAGTTTTTTGGGATTTTCCACCGGTTGTCCGCCTGTACTGTCAAAGATCATTTTCAACGCATCGTGAAGCGGTAAATCTTCTCCTGTTGTATAAATACTGATTTCCTGTAACGAACTAATGCGTTCATGGGCAAAAGCCGGCATCCGCTTACCGTCGGTAAGCGATTCGACAACCAGGTTGTTTTTTGCTTCGCCGGCCAGTTTATATAAACCGGGCTTGCCTGCAATTGACAAAATCTTGCTTAAATCCATAGATCAAAAAAATTTTTTACAAAAATAAACTTTTCTTTATCGCTGCCTGCTTTTAAAAATCGTTAAATTTTTTTTTGATGAGAAAAAACTGCTGTTCATGGAACAAAGAAAACAGGAACAGCGGTTTATACCGGGGAACATATATTTTTCGCGGATTCATTGCTTTAGACTGTTTGCTTTTAAGGCAGAAAACCATCCCGAAAATAATTCTATTTTTGCCCCTTAAAAAAAAGGGATTGCATGAAAATACTTAAAGGATTGATGGTGGTAGCGGTGTTGGTTACCGTATTTACTTTTCAGGTGGATGCCAAAGGCAGGGATAAAGCCATGGCGGCTTTTAAAAAGGGAGATTATCAGACGGCCCTTGCACTGTGGAGCAAAACCATTGCCAAATACGAAAAACGGAATAAAGGAACCCAGTGTACGGTATATGATGATGCGGCACAGGCTGCGTTGAAACTGGGAAAAGATGACCTGGCCCGGCAGCTGCTGGAAAAAGCAACTTATTCGGCGTCGGCAACTCCGGAAGCTTTTGTAGAACTGGCCAAACTCTATCGTAAAATCGATAACCTTTCACTCGAAATCACCACCTTGGAAAGGTATGTGAAGAAATACCCCCACGATAAAAATATTGTTCCCATGCAGGAACGGCTTTTTGAAACTTACATCGAAAGTGAAAATTGGCAGGAAGCACTTGATTTATGGAAAAAATTACCTGCATCATTTCAAACAGACACTTCTCATCTTGCCGAGTTGCTTAAAGCCAATATTGCCTTGAACCGGGAAAAAGCAGCGGATACCCTGGCTCCGATGCTCTTAAAAAAGGATCCGAAAAATACAGTGGCGTTGGATTATGAAGCAAAAAAATATTTTTGGCGGGCTGAAAACCGGTATCAGGCAGAAATGAAAGCTTACAGCAAAAACAAAACCCGCAGTCAGTATGCCCATTTATTAAACGCATTTAAAATAGTAACGGTCGATTTTAAAAAGTCATTGACCTATTTTCGCCGGCTTTATGTCTTGCAGCCTACATCGGAAAATGCCCGTTATCTCGGAAACATTTATGCCCGGCTTGATGACCGTTCCAAAGCAAAATACTATCAGCATCTGGCCGATAAGCTGAAGAAGGAAGGGAAGTGATGAAGGATGTTTGGATGTGGAGATGGAAGGATGTGAGGATGGGAGATTTTTGATGTGGGATGTGAAGATGTGGGATGTTTTAGTTTAGTATGCCTTAGCGGGAAAAAGGGGACATTGGTCACTGGTCATTGGGAAAAGATGAACGATAAGAGTAAAACGATGAGTTGGTAGTGGTTGATTATCAGTTGTTTAGTGTTCTGTATTTTGCGTTTGGGATTTTTTGTGATTTGATTTTTTGCTTTTTGGGATTTCTAACTGGTCATTGGTCACTGGTGATTGGTTGATTTTCAATGCTTTATTCGCATTTCCATTGTCGTCCTGAACGGAGTGAAGCGAAGTGAAGGATCTCAAAAGACTGGCAGTAGTTAAAATAGATTCTTCGCGTTGCTCAGAAGGACAAAAGAAGTTGATTTTTGGGATTTTTTTGTGATTTGCTTTTTTGCTTTTTGGAATTTCAAACTGGTCATTGGTCACTGGTGGTTGGTTGATTTTCAATACTTTATTCGCATTTCCATTGTCGTCCTGAACGGAGCGAAGCGAAGTGAAGGATCTCAAAAGACTGGCAGTAGTTAAAATAGATTCTTCGCGTTGCTCAGAAGGACAAAAGAAGTTGATTTTTGGAATTTTTTTGTGATTTGATTTTTTGTTTTTTGGGATTTCCCACTTCAGGCACTTCAAACTTTAGGCATTTTAAGTCCTTAGATGTCTAATGTTCTGAAGGAACGATTTTTTTAGCTTCGGGTAGAAAATTTATTGTCCGGCTTTTTTTCTTCCGTATTTTCTTTTACGCCATACCGTAAATGCAAAAGCAAAAAGGAGAATCATCAGTAACGGACCTGCCACGTTGATCAATTGCCATTGCAATGCCTGATTGTTGACTTTGGTTTTGTCGAGCAGGCGTAATTTGAATTCACGTGTACGCAAAGCGATCAGGCCGGGGCCGTCGGTAAGTTCATTCAGCGCATTTAGAATAAAATCTTTATTTCCGTAAGTCTGCCGGGTAAACTGATTGTATCCTAAAGGCAGAGAATAACCATCGGGGATTTTAAGCTGGCTGAGTAAAACGTCACCGTCCGAAACCACGATCATTTGTGTAGGTACACTTTGTTTTTTAAACGGAAATAGCTTGCTTTTTAAGCCGGAAACCAACCGGTTTTGAAAATCGGAAGGGAATTTCCCGCTGAGCAGCACAGCTACAAAACGTGCAGGACCTCTAAAAAACTGCGGAGAGGGCTTGGCGCGCAGAATAGCCAGGCTGATGATGCCCGGAACTTTTTCTACGCCGCAATAAGGCGATGTTTTTAACAGAACGGTTTTCTTTATTCCTTTTACTGAAAGCGTGTCGATACTGCTGGCAAAGTCCATT
The sequence above is drawn from the Candidatus Sulfidibacterium hydrothermale genome and encodes:
- a CDS encoding TonB-dependent receptor, encoding MILLLFPFVLQAQNTLSGKVYDSNDHQPLAGANVILGNGFMAVATNSNGNFSFTHLKPGDYLLKVSFVGYHTKTIKVHLQKNKQLDIPLQPLSYMSDEVIISATRATAASPTTHENINGKTLNKNNSGQDLPFLLQMTPSMVVTSDAGAGVGYTGMRIRGVDLTGINVTLNGVPVNDAESQGVYFVDLPDLASSVDNIQIQRGVGTSGNGSAAFGASINIKTDHFNPDAYAEVSSFAGSFNTFKNTALLGTGLLNKHWVFNGRFSDIRSDGYIDRAFSKLRSGYLSGGYYGKKDVVKAIVMMGHEKTYQAWYGVPKDSLKTNRTYNPAGAIYDANGKFLGYYDDQTDNYTQNYYQLHYAHQFNQKLDLAAALFLTRGFGYYNSYKNQQKFSKYGMNDTIIGNDTISRTNLIRQKWLDNWFYGINLTGNYKTIRSTLSFGGGWNYYDGDHYGKIVWAQVARLGDYDRNWYFNTGEKTDVNIFARWHYRFTEKWSTMADAQYRYIDYSIKGTHDDLRDLTQEHFFHFFNPKAGISYALNPKNSFYFSLGVSHREPNRSVYRDADPGQDIRAERLIDYELGYELSGNNIALKTNIYYMDYKDQLVMTGKINNVGTAIMTNVPKSYRAGIEISTVWKWSKTLVWNANMSLSQNKIKDFTEYIDNWNYWDDPAHQPLQYEKYLGTTDISFSPDLVAGSILTWTAAKNFHIAWISKYVSRQYIDNTSSKERSLDPYWVNNIKLDYTLYLKGIKSLSMVVHLNNIFSEKYETNAWVYRYVYNGVESEMNGYFPQAEFNFMAGINLKF
- a CDS encoding quinone-dependent dihydroorotate dehydrogenase; translated protein: MVYKTFVRPLLFRFDPEKVHHFVGFTLRFAFSIPGIAGAVRYFFSVNHPTLERSIAGLHFSNPVGIAAGFDKDGNLFDALGNFGFGFVEVGAVTPVAQPGNEKPRLFRLPVDQALINRMGFNNPGVEIIRQRLRKRKNQSLIVGINLGKNTQTSNDQAVNDYVQLFEQLFDTGDYFVVNVSCPNVTDLRELQDAKMLRDILTRLQQINQKKKHAKPIFLKVSPDLNNHQLDEVIQLIRETNIAGVVAVNTTTERKGLKSSSEKINSIGRGGLSGKPLQKRALEVVRYLSEKSGKAFPLIGVGGIFTPQDALEMFRAGADLIQVYTGFIYEGPCIAKRINQAILKNKI
- a CDS encoding DUF5606 family protein, producing MDLSKILSIAGKPGLYKLAGEAKNNLVVESLTDGKRMPAFAHERISSLQEISIYTTGEDLPLHDALKMIFDSTGGQPVENPKKLSSNQLKSLFEKAIPDYDKDSVYVSDMKKVFTWYNLLLEKGLLDFSEEEESDNEENNKKEQEDQKTTEENEKTSSEDKK
- a CDS encoding tetratricopeptide repeat protein, giving the protein MKILKGLMVVAVLVTVFTFQVDAKGRDKAMAAFKKGDYQTALALWSKTIAKYEKRNKGTQCTVYDDAAQAALKLGKDDLARQLLEKATYSASATPEAFVELAKLYRKIDNLSLEITTLERYVKKYPHDKNIVPMQERLFETYIESENWQEALDLWKKLPASFQTDTSHLAELLKANIALNREKAADTLAPMLLKKDPKNTVALDYEAKKYFWRAENRYQAEMKAYSKNKTRSQYAHLLNAFKIVTVDFKKSLTYFRRLYVLQPTSENARYLGNIYARLDDRSKAKYYQHLADKLKKEGK